The following coding sequences lie in one Methanothermobacter sp. MT-2 genomic window:
- a CDS encoding magnesium chelatase subunit encodes MVVLFTLISSSYADPYCGGLELKTINNGTVSGGLYSDSYLGTNGPANYSMNDKPGNSSVVYTFRDLPSNANVAWAQLYVLVYQGHMLNDYPLNVNITYNGQLLESTRLSSQYTFPQEDEEAPQYLQINDHIVRVTSDYLLWYDVTNITGTRNWANVTTYNCITDGRIKLITLVAAYNIPGSNNTVAYWVNMGHDVDTYYYGGDYVGETIFKSSIAGDIEDATLTVVHAASIDGQYTFNDRRLSGNQLTGSYSGLNKWNVTKVFDLMGVNRLTYDRVGNFYKIILALLEVKYKPPIIAKPDLWITSNIKGTFLKDLAYNISAFVGNGGNLDVSGVRVDFLDNGMSVDSHIIPEIRSGETVEINFNWTPTTAGAHTLQLIIDPQNQIEEINETNNKFTLSLTVDQPHPDVIFKGIDLAADLIANETYTLMARISNVGPVDAGQVRVDFYDNGVKLGTQIIPVLAGGETTTIGFTWTPTTAGAHTLQLIIDPENKIQELNETNNEYNRSCTVKKSGNILVFIVSDEGQSMVINQAAHDANVLGYAPIREKVQIQIRSCDQLTKMSDDELLNLLAGCDIFIGEYLSDTASSHLQRLLSAHPEITKKTSGMFLILEPAIVYNPAYTSLMKYSNIKGEYILSNVSDELLIDYYQNTTKGTNFETVLNTTSCDIPIEYNMAVLYKDINNKQAFVNQIVWALNLIGVPNSGYWKPPTWATSGEKPYGIYRYGWYENLTEYANKYFKANAIGCIGLLESKMYVDSQKLQPYYAIIDALEARGFNVIPVVAYGATPEQLRVMVESFTDAPSVESFFADPSKYKVYVDAIVSMPAYGLGGDFFTNVTKFFEFINVPVFKALHSDYLLPEQWELSTLGLRQLTGDRWWHIAISETQGIIDPTIVATNSNPITDPDTGLSYSLYKIIPANIEHLADTIKGWVKLKNLGNNEKKVALIYYNYPPGKDNIGSSYLDVITSIYNLLNIFQREGYAIDGIPANTTILHDMIIQRGVNVAPWAPGELERLVKNGAILYPVDKYMEWFSRLDNITKVQVIEGPVGYIGELCKRAIELNYTSGMENRIDSWYDGIISLLPENRTSVATPLLDKIVASLKNYILTGNSKYYNEFLEYKKQFFALNISGLSGWGEPPGNIMTTEKNGTKYFVIPGIWFGNMFICPEPQRGWEGDINKLYHSMVVAPPHQYLAVYAYLQENVDAMVHLGRHATYEWLPGKEVLLASYDFPEVVTGATPQVYYYIVDGLAEGIQAKRRGSAVIIDHLTPPLTFTALYGGYASLAALVGQYDGADELTKAEIIDKIRKTIADNNLTTLIEMAMGVSLNKIDGDKLVETIEDYLELTQDTLYPHGLHAIGKNWTEDEVAMLVSSILSVPFQVSATEETTLQDEVALLFYGRSYGNLTSMQKEKVQEKCIETVKSIINNGLNATLNNLTNRPTTSLKVALELAQEYVMKVYESIDAEIESLLDALNCGYIPPGAGNDPVNNPDALPTGRNFFQDQAAEIPTKSSFEYGKTLALLALENFNDTMEKMAVGIFCTETARDDAALVSMVLALLGMEPDWSDSPSAGVGGAKLKEMPKYVELGDLVRPEGWEKKRIDVVIITTGLFRDLYSRQAGLLDKAFRVALARSYYTILDNQTLKQKYGEKIEKALDYVLGPVGFYGVGDESLDCNFVAKHWVEDFGYYMSLNMTPEIAGEYAISRIFAPPENDYGAGISKSIQLSWTWEDRMQLADFYLNRMGNIYSSNYWGASNPLVFKRALSGVGTVYTSRNTNLYGVLDNDDFLDYWGGLSLAVERVNGRAPTMYVLSYGNRATPKALTIESFISQEAASRYFNPEWIKGMMQSDPTGRYISRKFISNLVGWTVTRSTYTSDVGSSQQFYSSLWQTTYDVYLRDSYNIGVTSWLSSGNRAYAMISSTGNMLNVIYMGYWDTDENTLKSITNMWASSISQYGVSCCDCSCGNIAMIQWAMGYVNPNLLNAVKSRIYGATGNGIFAPTGSPGQPGAPGTSPGYSGNQGEIGGQAGAGSGASAGVSGASGSGSGVGQGSGAPGGVYEVSRVGGVSGASSGLPVHALAGIIFLVVLVGVGYFLGGRGKI; translated from the coding sequence ATGGTGGTATTATTCACGTTAATTTCTTCATCATATGCCGATCCATACTGTGGAGGCCTAGAACTTAAAACAATCAACAATGGGACTGTGAGTGGAGGTCTCTACAGTGACAGTTACCTTGGCACCAATGGACCGGCAAACTATAGCATGAATGACAAACCTGGCAATTCTAGCGTAGTATATACTTTTAGGGATTTGCCCAGTAATGCCAATGTTGCATGGGCACAACTTTACGTGCTCGTATACCAGGGTCATATGCTGAATGATTATCCGCTCAACGTGAACATCACATATAATGGTCAACTCTTAGAGAGCACACGCTTATCCTCACAGTATACTTTTCCTCAAGAAGATGAGGAAGCTCCACAATACCTTCAGATAAATGATCATATAGTGCGGGTTACAAGTGACTACCTTCTATGGTATGATGTGACCAATATTACAGGTACTAGGAATTGGGCTAATGTAACAACCTACAATTGCATTACAGATGGCCGCATAAAATTAATAACATTAGTGGCGGCTTATAACATCCCTGGAAGTAATAATACGGTTGCTTATTGGGTTAACATGGGCCATGATGTGGATACTTATTATTATGGGGGAGATTATGTTGGCGAAACAATTTTCAAGTCGAGTATTGCAGGTGACATAGAAGATGCTACTCTCACTGTCGTCCATGCTGCAAGTATTGATGGTCAATATACATTCAATGATAGAAGATTGAGCGGGAACCAATTAACTGGAAGTTATAGCGGCCTGAACAAGTGGAATGTGACTAAAGTATTTGATCTTATGGGTGTGAATAGGTTAACATATGATCGTGTTGGCAATTTTTACAAGATAATCTTAGCTCTCTTGGAGGTCAAGTACAAGCCGCCTATAATCGCGAAACCTGACTTATGGATAACCTCAAATATTAAAGGGACATTTTTAAAGGACTTAGCATATAATATAAGCGCATTTGTCGGGAATGGAGGTAACCTAGATGTTTCTGGGGTTAGGGTTGACTTCTTAGATAATGGTATGAGCGTGGATAGTCATATTATCCCAGAGATTAGGAGTGGGGAGACTGTAGAGATTAACTTTAATTGGACTCCAACAACAGCAGGCGCACATACACTACAACTAATCATAGACCCTCAAAATCAAATAGAAGAAATCAACGAGACAAACAACAAGTTTACATTGTCTTTGACGGTAGACCAGCCACACCCTGACGTCATATTCAAAGGCATTGACTTGGCAGCTGATCTCATAGCCAATGAAACATACACACTCATGGCGCGAATATCAAATGTTGGTCCAGTAGATGCAGGTCAGGTCAGGGTTGATTTTTATGATAATGGTGTGAAGCTTGGCACTCAGATTATCCCAGTACTCGCTGGTGGCGAGACAACTACAATAGGATTTACTTGGACTCCAACAACAGCAGGCGCACATACACTACAACTAATCATAGACCCGGAAAACAAGATACAAGAACTCAACGAGACAAACAATGAATATAACAGGTCATGTACTGTTAAAAAGAGTGGTAATATCCTAGTCTTCATTGTAAGTGATGAGGGACAATCAATGGTCATTAATCAGGCAGCCCATGATGCAAACGTCCTAGGATATGCTCCTATAAGAGAGAAGGTCCAGATACAGATCAGAAGTTGCGATCAGTTAACTAAAATGTCAGATGATGAACTCTTGAACCTTCTAGCAGGTTGTGACATATTCATAGGAGAATATCTCAGTGACACTGCATCTTCACATCTACAACGTCTACTTTCAGCGCACCCCGAAATAACAAAAAAAACCAGTGGCATGTTCCTTATATTAGAACCGGCAATAGTCTATAATCCAGCATACACAAGCTTGATGAAATACTCAAATATTAAGGGAGAATATATTCTCTCTAATGTTTCAGATGAGCTTCTAATCGACTACTATCAGAACACGACGAAAGGCACCAACTTCGAAACAGTACTAAATACAACATCTTGTGATATCCCTATAGAATATAATATGGCAGTACTCTACAAGGATATCAATAATAAGCAAGCATTCGTAAACCAGATTGTCTGGGCTCTCAACCTTATAGGTGTTCCTAATAGTGGCTATTGGAAACCTCCAACATGGGCAACCAGTGGCGAAAAACCCTATGGCATATACCGTTATGGCTGGTATGAAAATCTTACAGAATATGCGAATAAATATTTCAAAGCAAACGCCATAGGTTGTATAGGACTTCTCGAAAGCAAAATGTACGTGGACAGCCAGAAACTACAACCATACTATGCTATCATTGATGCACTAGAAGCTAGGGGATTCAATGTCATACCAGTAGTAGCATATGGGGCCACACCAGAACAATTAAGGGTTATGGTAGAATCATTCACAGATGCTCCTAGCGTTGAAAGCTTCTTCGCAGATCCATCCAAATATAAAGTATATGTTGATGCCATAGTGAGCATGCCAGCCTATGGACTAGGCGGCGACTTCTTTACAAACGTGACTAAATTCTTTGAATTCATAAATGTACCCGTATTCAAAGCATTACACTCTGATTATCTTCTTCCAGAACAATGGGAGCTCAGCACCCTAGGACTAAGGCAACTTACAGGTGACAGATGGTGGCACATAGCCATCTCAGAAACCCAGGGGATCATAGACCCTACTATAGTGGCCACGAATTCCAACCCTATTACAGATCCGGACACAGGATTATCATATAGTCTCTATAAAATAATACCAGCGAATATCGAGCATCTCGCCGATACAATAAAAGGATGGGTTAAACTGAAAAACTTGGGGAACAATGAAAAGAAAGTGGCTTTAATATACTATAATTATCCTCCAGGAAAAGATAACATCGGCTCAAGCTACCTTGATGTTATAACAAGCATCTACAACCTTCTTAACATTTTCCAGAGAGAAGGCTATGCTATTGATGGCATACCAGCCAATACAACAATCCTCCATGATATGATAATCCAGAGGGGTGTTAATGTCGCGCCATGGGCTCCTGGGGAACTTGAAAGGCTTGTGAAAAACGGCGCCATCCTCTATCCCGTCGACAAGTACATGGAATGGTTCTCCAGACTAGATAATATTACAAAAGTTCAGGTCATCGAGGGGCCAGTAGGCTATATCGGAGAATTATGCAAAAGAGCGATAGAATTGAATTATACAAGTGGAATGGAAAACCGCATAGACTCCTGGTACGATGGTATAATATCATTATTGCCAGAAAATAGGACAAGTGTAGCGACACCACTCCTAGACAAGATAGTGGCCTCTCTAAAAAATTATATCCTAACAGGAAACTCCAAGTATTATAATGAATTCTTAGAATATAAGAAACAATTTTTTGCACTTAATATTAGTGGCTTATCTGGTTGGGGCGAACCACCAGGAAACATTATGACAACAGAAAAGAATGGTACAAAATATTTTGTAATCCCAGGGATTTGGTTTGGTAACATGTTCATTTGCCCAGAACCACAACGTGGATGGGAAGGCGATATTAACAAACTTTATCATAGCATGGTGGTGGCTCCACCACACCAGTACCTTGCAGTTTATGCTTACTTGCAAGAAAATGTGGATGCCATGGTTCATCTTGGAAGACACGCCACTTACGAGTGGCTGCCAGGGAAAGAGGTTCTATTAGCATCCTATGATTTCCCTGAAGTCGTGACTGGGGCCACACCCCAAGTCTATTATTATATAGTTGATGGACTCGCAGAGGGTATCCAGGCTAAGAGAAGAGGTTCGGCTGTTATAATAGACCATTTAACACCACCATTAACATTCACGGCATTATATGGTGGATATGCCTCACTAGCAGCCTTGGTGGGTCAATATGATGGTGCTGATGAACTAACAAAGGCTGAAATAATCGATAAGATAAGGAAAACAATAGCAGATAATAATCTCACAACACTCATAGAAATGGCAATGGGCGTCTCACTTAACAAAATAGATGGGGATAAACTAGTGGAAACAATAGAAGATTACCTTGAATTAACTCAGGATACATTGTATCCCCATGGTTTACATGCTATTGGCAAGAATTGGACAGAAGATGAAGTGGCAATGTTAGTCTCATCAATACTCTCAGTACCATTCCAGGTTTCCGCCACAGAAGAGACAACATTACAAGATGAAGTGGCCCTACTATTCTATGGAAGATCCTATGGAAACCTTACAAGCATGCAAAAGGAGAAAGTGCAAGAGAAGTGCATCGAAACAGTGAAAAGCATCATTAACAATGGCTTAAACGCGACACTCAACAATTTAACTAACAGGCCAACAACCAGTTTAAAAGTGGCATTGGAGTTAGCCCAGGAATATGTGATGAAGGTGTATGAGAGCATAGATGCTGAGATAGAAAGTCTATTAGATGCTTTGAATTGTGGTTATATTCCTCCTGGGGCTGGTAACGATCCAGTGAACAACCCTGATGCCCTGCCAACTGGCAGGAATTTTTTCCAGGATCAGGCTGCTGAGATACCTACAAAAAGTTCGTTTGAGTATGGTAAGACCCTGGCATTACTGGCACTTGAAAACTTTAATGATACCATGGAAAAAATGGCTGTTGGCATATTCTGCACCGAGACTGCACGTGATGATGCCGCACTAGTATCAATGGTACTAGCATTGCTTGGAATGGAACCTGACTGGTCTGATTCTCCAAGTGCTGGTGTGGGAGGTGCTAAACTTAAAGAGATGCCGAAGTATGTGGAACTCGGAGACTTGGTGCGTCCAGAGGGTTGGGAGAAAAAGAGAATCGATGTTGTAATTATAACAACTGGTCTTTTCAGGGATCTTTACAGTAGACAAGCTGGATTGCTTGATAAAGCATTTAGAGTAGCTCTTGCAAGGTCTTATTATACTATCCTTGACAACCAGACACTTAAACAAAAATATGGTGAGAAGATAGAAAAAGCCTTGGATTATGTTCTAGGACCAGTTGGATTCTATGGTGTTGGTGACGAATCATTAGATTGTAATTTTGTGGCTAAACATTGGGTTGAGGACTTTGGATATTACATGTCACTTAATATGACACCAGAGATCGCTGGGGAGTATGCGATTTCAAGGATATTCGCCCCGCCAGAGAACGATTATGGGGCTGGAATTTCAAAGAGTATACAGTTGAGTTGGACATGGGAAGACAGGATGCAACTTGCAGACTTCTACCTTAATAGGATGGGTAACATATATTCAAGTAACTATTGGGGGGCGTCCAATCCATTAGTCTTCAAAAGAGCGCTTAGCGGTGTTGGAACGGTATACACGAGTAGAAACACTAACTTGTATGGCGTATTGGACAATGATGACTTCCTTGATTATTGGGGTGGACTTTCACTCGCCGTAGAAAGAGTGAATGGCCGTGCACCAACAATGTATGTTTTAAGTTATGGTAACAGGGCCACTCCCAAGGCATTGACAATTGAAAGTTTCATAAGTCAGGAGGCTGCAAGCCGTTATTTCAATCCTGAGTGGATTAAGGGTATGATGCAAAGCGATCCTACTGGCAGATATATTAGTAGGAAATTTATATCTAATCTAGTGGGATGGACAGTTACAAGATCTACTTATACGAGTGATGTGGGTTCTTCACAACAGTTTTACAGTTCGTTGTGGCAGACAACATATGATGTATATTTAAGGGATAGTTATAATATTGGGGTTACAAGTTGGCTTTCAAGTGGTAATAGGGCATATGCTATGATAAGTTCCACGGGTAATATGCTAAATGTTATCTATATGGGTTATTGGGATACTGATGAGAATACTCTTAAGAGTATAACTAATATGTGGGCTTCGTCGATTTCACAGTATGGTGTTTCTTGTTGTGATTGTAGCTGTGGTAATATTGCTATGATACAGTGGGCTATGGGTTATGTGAATCCTAACCTTTTAAATGCGGTTAAATCAAGGATTTATGGGGCCACAGGAAATGGTATATTTGCACCTACGGGATCTCCTGGACAGCCTGGCGCGCCTGGTACAAGTCCAGGTTACAGTGGCAATCAAGGAGAAATAGGAGGCCAGGCAGGTGCGGGTTCAGGAGCTTCTGCTGGCGTTTCGGGTGCTTCTGGGTCTGGTTCGGGTGTTGGTCAGGGTTCTGGCGCGCCTGGTGGAGTTTATGAGGTGAGTAGGGTTGGTGGGGTGTCTGGAGCAAGCTCTGGATTGCCGGTGCATGCACTTGCTGGTATAATATTCCTTGTGGTTCTTGTTGGTGTGGGATATTTCCTTGGTGGTCGTGGGAAAATCTAA
- a CDS encoding transporter protein: protein MVAVPGSEILSAALHVVSQSLLIPVIVGLLLFMAYAIISLGGLLSEYSNRIKIEVNEIKNAIFSMTNPGNPEKIKETIKPLNIPESQKKILLELAKTTNLTPKTREALARKLIEAEELKIAKSLEKTDIITRLGPTLGLMGTLIPMGPGLAALGAGDIQTLAQAIIVAFDTTVVGLAAGGIAYVISKIRRRWYEEYLSNLEALSETIIEVMKDVAPTAEAAWKSK, encoded by the coding sequence ATGGTCGCAGTACCAGGCAGCGAAATACTAAGCGCAGCCCTACACGTAGTCTCCCAAAGCCTACTAATACCAGTCATAGTAGGACTACTACTATTCATGGCCTACGCCATAATATCACTAGGCGGCCTGCTCTCAGAATACTCAAACAGGATAAAAATAGAAGTAAACGAGATAAAAAATGCAATATTCTCCATGACAAACCCTGGAAACCCAGAAAAGATAAAAGAAACAATAAAACCCTTAAACATACCAGAAAGCCAAAAAAAGATACTCCTAGAACTTGCGAAAACAACAAACCTAACCCCAAAAACAAGAGAAGCCCTCGCAAGAAAACTCATAGAAGCAGAAGAACTAAAAATCGCAAAAAGCCTAGAAAAAACAGACATAATAACAAGACTAGGACCCACACTAGGACTCATGGGAACACTCATACCCATGGGCCCAGGACTAGCAGCCCTTGGAGCAGGAGACATACAAACACTAGCACAGGCAATAATAGTAGCCTTCGACACCACAGTCGTAGGACTCGCAGCCGGGGGCATAGCCTATGTCATATCAAAAATAAGAAGAAGATGGTACGAAGAATACCTCTCCAACCTCGAAGCACTATCCGAGACAATAATAGAGGTGATGAAAGATGTTGCGCCGACGGCGGAGGCTGCTTGGAAATCAAAATGA